The proteins below are encoded in one region of Ereboglobus luteus:
- a CDS encoding ABC-F family ATP-binding cassette domain-containing protein: MLTLADVSKSYGTRELFSDVSLFIARTDRLGLVGANGAGKTTLFNLILGEECADTGTIEWERGADFGFLPQESAPVGDETILEIATSGKQLEPTEDNWDIDYTLEPRAKRILAGLGFREGDHHKQAKTFSGGWVMRAHLARLLVSEPSLLLLDEPTNHLDLEALLWFQDYLTRYPGGLVVISHDRAFLNALCTGILELRAGTLHYYHGNYDNYVTEKEARKAQQAALYKNQQREIAHLQEFVDRFGAKATLASRAKSKEKQIARLKEEAIEEPLDELKRINFRFPQPARSGLKVVELKDVYQAYGDHVVYRGDLEFMAERGQRIVLVGPNGAGKSTLLKILADVIPIQGGTRELGANVTAGYFAQNRLDTLRADATVFDNVMELRTAENQLTEQQVRAILGAFLFRKDDVFKKVSVLSGGEKSRLALARLLVNPPNLLLMDEPTTHLDIPSIDALIGALKNYAGTLIFISHDVYFIKQIAQHVLHINAGRLTPYAGDYDYYLEKSKATDARAALTTAGFTNARPPQEKQSAAATGASQTAPAAAPAKPRLTANQLRKLREEVGQLEKYVSELESQQNQLTAELEAPETYNTPGKAQQLNRDLSSVVDRLQAATADWEAAATRLLEAEG; the protein is encoded by the coding sequence ATGCTCACTCTGGCCGACGTTTCCAAATCCTACGGCACGCGCGAACTCTTCAGCGACGTGTCGCTCTTCATTGCGCGCACCGACCGCCTCGGCCTCGTCGGCGCCAATGGCGCCGGCAAAACCACGCTCTTCAACCTCATCCTCGGCGAGGAGTGCGCCGACACCGGCACCATCGAATGGGAGCGCGGCGCCGACTTCGGTTTTCTCCCGCAGGAAAGCGCGCCCGTCGGCGACGAGACCATCCTCGAAATCGCCACCAGCGGCAAACAACTCGAACCGACCGAGGACAACTGGGACATCGACTACACGCTCGAACCGCGCGCCAAGCGCATCCTCGCCGGCCTCGGCTTCCGCGAGGGCGACCACCACAAGCAGGCGAAAACATTTTCCGGCGGCTGGGTCATGCGTGCCCACCTCGCGCGCCTCCTCGTCTCCGAACCCTCGCTCCTCCTCCTCGACGAACCCACCAACCACCTCGACCTCGAGGCGCTGCTCTGGTTTCAGGATTACCTCACGCGCTACCCCGGCGGCCTCGTCGTCATCTCGCACGACCGCGCGTTCCTCAACGCCCTCTGCACCGGCATCCTCGAACTGCGCGCCGGCACGCTCCACTACTACCACGGCAACTACGACAACTACGTCACCGAAAAGGAGGCGCGCAAAGCCCAGCAGGCCGCCCTCTACAAAAACCAGCAGCGCGAAATCGCCCACTTGCAGGAATTCGTGGACCGCTTCGGCGCCAAGGCCACCCTCGCCTCGCGCGCCAAGTCCAAGGAAAAACAAATCGCCCGCCTCAAGGAGGAGGCCATCGAGGAACCGCTCGACGAACTCAAGCGCATCAACTTCCGCTTTCCCCAGCCCGCGCGCTCCGGCCTGAAAGTCGTCGAGCTGAAGGACGTTTACCAAGCCTACGGCGACCATGTCGTGTATCGCGGCGACCTCGAATTCATGGCCGAGCGCGGCCAGCGCATCGTGCTCGTCGGCCCCAACGGCGCGGGCAAATCCACGCTCCTCAAAATCCTCGCCGACGTCATCCCGATCCAGGGCGGCACGCGCGAACTCGGCGCAAACGTCACCGCCGGTTATTTCGCGCAAAACCGCCTCGACACCCTGCGCGCCGACGCGACCGTCTTCGACAACGTCATGGAGCTGCGCACCGCCGAGAACCAGCTCACCGAGCAACAAGTGCGCGCCATCCTCGGCGCGTTCCTCTTCCGCAAGGACGACGTTTTCAAAAAAGTTTCCGTGCTCTCCGGCGGTGAAAAATCGCGACTCGCCCTCGCGCGCCTGCTCGTCAACCCGCCCAACCTCCTCCTCATGGACGAGCCGACGACGCACCTCGACATCCCCTCGATCGACGCGCTCATCGGCGCGCTGAAAAACTACGCGGGCACGCTCATCTTCATCAGTCACGACGTGTATTTCATCAAGCAAATCGCTCAGCACGTCCTCCACATCAACGCCGGCCGCCTCACGCCCTACGCGGGCGATTACGATTATTATTTGGAAAAATCCAAGGCCACCGACGCCCGCGCCGCGCTCACCACGGCCGGCTTCACCAACGCCCGCCCGCCGCAGGAAAAACAATCCGCCGCCGCCACGGGAGCGTCGCAAACGGCTCCCGCCGCCGCACCGGCCAAACCCAGGCTCACCGCCAACCAGCTCCGCAAACTGCGCGAGGAAGTTGGCCAGTTGGAGAAATATGTCTCCGAACTTGAGTCGCAGCAAAACCAGCTCACCGCCGAGCTCGAGGCGCCCGAAACCTACAACACGCCCGGCAAGGCGCAGCAGTTGAACCGCGACCTGTCGAGTGTCGTTGACCGCCTCCAAGCCGCCACCGCCGACTGGGAGGCCGCCGCCACCCGCCTGCTCGAAGCCGAGGGCTGA
- the coaD gene encoding pantetheine-phosphate adenylyltransferase, whose protein sequence is MQHCIYPGTFDPVTYGHLDVLARASRLFDRVTMAVASNEGKGPLFTVEERVEMIRPNIANLKNVDVQIFDGLLVDFALSQKATAIIRGLRALSDFEFEFNMALMNRHLQPAIETLFVMPRGAYSFTSSNLIKQVARYNGDVSHFVPDNVGAALKKAYQG, encoded by the coding sequence ATGCAACACTGCATCTATCCGGGCACCTTTGATCCAGTCACCTACGGGCACCTCGACGTGCTCGCGCGCGCGTCGCGGCTTTTTGACCGCGTGACGATGGCGGTGGCAAGCAACGAGGGCAAGGGGCCGCTCTTCACGGTCGAGGAGCGCGTCGAGATGATCCGCCCCAACATCGCCAACTTGAAAAACGTGGACGTGCAAATCTTCGACGGCCTGCTGGTCGATTTTGCCCTGTCTCAAAAGGCGACGGCGATTATCCGCGGGTTGCGCGCGCTTTCGGATTTCGAGTTCGAGTTCAACATGGCGCTCATGAACCGGCACCTGCAGCCGGCCATCGAGACGCTGTTCGTGATGCCGCGCGGCGCCTACAGTTTCACGAGTTCAAACCTGATCAAGCAAGTGGCGCGCTACAACGGCGACGTGAGCCATTTCGTGCCCGACAATGTCGGCGCGGCGTTGAAAAAAGCCTACCAAGGTTAA
- a CDS encoding VOC family protein: MIKKLLHTRMRVNDIEKTVRFYVDVLGLKVSADTVSPRGARLVFIRTPNSDEEIELCQLPNSEPVSVQPDLMHLAFQVDDLAAFASGLEKKGVKLSDGPTKTIDGDLIAFIDAPEGYEVELIQKTR, from the coding sequence ATGATTAAAAAACTTCTCCACACGCGGATGCGCGTGAACGACATCGAAAAAACAGTTCGCTTTTACGTCGACGTGCTTGGGCTCAAGGTCTCCGCCGACACCGTTTCGCCGCGCGGCGCGCGCCTTGTTTTTATCCGGACACCCAACAGCGACGAGGAGATCGAGCTCTGCCAGTTGCCGAACAGCGAACCCGTCAGCGTGCAACCCGACCTCATGCATCTCGCGTTTCAAGTGGACGACCTCGCCGCCTTCGCTTCCGGGCTTGAAAAGAAGGGCGTCAAGCTAAGCGACGGTCCGACCAAAACCATCGATGGCGACCTGATCGCATTCATCGACGCCCCCGAAGGCTACGAGGTGGAATTGATTCAAAAGACCCGGTAA
- a CDS encoding GNAT family N-acetyltransferase, translating into MDINIRRATEADASLVAATGLTVWIDTYARDAVTRDMAGHVLAEFTEPRIRRHIAAPFTTIWIAETAGGVIGFADVTLPAATPSLPDAAQAEITRIYVLERFTRQGVGSRLLRHATARAFADGATVVWLSAWAGNQRAIDFYKKHNWLHVGKTSFMLGADAHPNHIFAIRKS; encoded by the coding sequence ATGGACATTAATATCCGCCGCGCCACCGAAGCGGACGCGTCGCTCGTCGCAGCGACAGGATTAACCGTGTGGATCGACACCTACGCCCGCGACGCGGTCACCCGCGACATGGCCGGGCATGTGCTGGCCGAGTTCACCGAACCGCGAATCCGCCGGCATATCGCCGCCCCGTTCACCACAATTTGGATCGCCGAAACCGCCGGGGGCGTCATTGGGTTTGCGGACGTTACCCTCCCCGCCGCCACGCCCTCGCTGCCCGACGCCGCGCAAGCCGAAATCACACGCATCTACGTGCTCGAGCGCTTCACGCGCCAGGGTGTCGGCTCCAGGCTCCTCCGGCACGCCACCGCGCGCGCCTTCGCCGACGGGGCGACCGTCGTCTGGCTTTCCGCCTGGGCGGGCAACCAGCGCGCAATCGACTTCTACAAAAAACACAACTGGCTCCATGTCGGCAAAACCAGTTTCATGCTCGGCGCCGACGCCCACCCCAACCACATTTTCGCGATTCGCAAATCGTAG
- a CDS encoding peptidylprolyl isomerase, whose product MIFTRFHATSLPAAALAAILCTTAASPNLGAQSPSLLDPGAGSMSLVPDMPAPAPQQAEPAAPQEMDLRLQNAIVAVVEEKAITMDDIRREITPLLPQIIRESTSEQDYLNKIQALQDDIVQNHIDRALIVKEFYKEKDGEPVKSIPASYIDNQLEEIIITQYDNDRSKFLAYLRAKGQTIREFRKEIEEDMINGYMRQQQRKSQSVVSPVKVETFYRENKDRFYQDDQVHLRLIQFTRNNQTDGELISKANDVVNRMKNGEKFEDIAKEVSQDTRRSKGGDWGWQKRSDLKAELSEPLFKLQKGEVTEPILMPEGAFLMYVEDRKYAGIQPIDEVRDQIERIVLQQMARASQEQWLERLRRNGYIKYF is encoded by the coding sequence ATGATATTTACCCGTTTTCACGCAACCAGTCTCCCTGCCGCCGCGCTCGCGGCGATCCTTTGCACAACTGCAGCATCCCCCAACCTCGGCGCCCAGTCGCCGTCGCTCCTTGATCCCGGTGCCGGCTCGATGTCGCTGGTTCCGGACATGCCCGCTCCCGCGCCCCAGCAGGCTGAACCCGCCGCGCCTCAGGAAATGGATCTTCGCCTTCAAAACGCCATCGTCGCCGTCGTCGAGGAGAAGGCGATCACGATGGACGACATCCGCCGCGAAATCACCCCCCTCCTCCCCCAGATCATACGCGAATCGACGAGCGAGCAGGATTACCTAAACAAAATCCAGGCGCTTCAGGACGACATTGTGCAAAACCACATTGATCGCGCCCTCATCGTAAAGGAATTCTACAAGGAAAAAGACGGCGAGCCCGTGAAAAGCATTCCCGCCAGCTACATCGACAACCAGCTTGAGGAAATCATCATCACGCAATACGACAACGACCGCTCAAAGTTCCTCGCCTACCTGCGCGCCAAGGGCCAGACCATCCGCGAATTCCGCAAGGAAATCGAGGAGGACATGATCAACGGCTACATGCGCCAGCAGCAACGCAAGAGCCAGAGCGTCGTCAGCCCCGTGAAAGTCGAAACCTTCTACCGCGAAAACAAGGACAGGTTTTATCAAGACGACCAAGTCCACCTCCGCCTCATCCAGTTCACGCGCAACAACCAGACCGACGGCGAGCTCATCTCCAAGGCAAACGATGTGGTCAATCGCATGAAAAACGGCGAGAAATTCGAGGACATCGCCAAGGAGGTCAGCCAGGACACTCGCCGCAGCAAGGGCGGCGACTGGGGCTGGCAAAAACGCAGCGATCTCAAGGCCGAGCTCAGCGAGCCGCTCTTCAAGTTGCAAAAAGGCGAGGTCACCGAACCGATTCTCATGCCCGAGGGCGCGTTTCTCATGTATGTCGAGGATCGCAAATACGCCGGCATCCAGCCCATCGACGAGGTCCGCGACCAGATCGAGCGCATCGTCCTCCAGCAAATGGCCCGCGCCAGCCAGGAGCAGTGGCTCGAACGCCTCCGCCGCAACGGCTACATAAAATATTTTTAA
- a CDS encoding segregation and condensation protein A — MLPETDYRIKLPAFEGPLDLLLFLIKKNEIDIYDIPIESVTRQYIDVIHSLKELDLEIAGDFFVMAATLMEIKSRMLLPKGEHAVDPNASDDDAIDPRYELVHQLLQYKKFKEAAQELQGLATFNHDKLPRIVKSDAPDESDRPLKNVDRIELWNAFNIILRRLAEKLVVGEIKDEQITVADQMEHILERIRTEKSFIFSNLFPGKTTLRTLVATFIAVLELTRLHKLRISQNEAYSDILCTAVEDEPDATSTGQSAENFTSEFDAPPGDETA, encoded by the coding sequence GTGCTGCCAGAAACCGACTATCGCATAAAACTTCCCGCCTTCGAAGGCCCGCTCGATCTCCTCCTTTTCCTGATCAAGAAAAACGAAATCGACATCTACGACATACCCATCGAGTCGGTCACGCGCCAGTATATCGACGTCATTCACTCGCTCAAGGAGCTCGACCTCGAAATCGCCGGCGACTTTTTCGTGATGGCCGCCACGCTCATGGAAATCAAAAGCCGCATGCTCCTGCCCAAGGGCGAGCATGCCGTCGATCCCAACGCCTCCGACGACGACGCCATCGACCCGCGCTACGAACTCGTCCACCAACTCCTCCAATACAAAAAGTTCAAGGAGGCCGCGCAGGAATTGCAGGGTCTCGCCACCTTCAACCACGACAAGCTCCCGCGCATCGTCAAATCCGACGCACCCGACGAAAGCGACCGTCCCCTCAAAAACGTCGACCGCATCGAACTCTGGAACGCGTTCAACATCATCCTGCGCCGCCTCGCCGAAAAACTCGTTGTCGGCGAAATCAAGGACGAGCAAATCACCGTGGCCGACCAGATGGAACACATCCTCGAGCGCATCCGCACCGAAAAGTCCTTCATATTTTCGAATCTTTTCCCCGGCAAAACCACGCTTCGCACGCTCGTCGCCACCTTCATCGCCGTCCTCGAGCTCACGCGCCTGCACAAGCTGCGCATCAGCCAAAACGAAGCCTACTCCGACATCCTCTGCACGGCGGTCGAGGACGAGCCGGACGCCACATCCACCGGGCAGTCCGCGGAAAACTTCACCTCGGAGTTCGACGCGCCTCCCGGGGATGAGACCGCCTGA
- a CDS encoding nucleoside deaminase, whose amino-acid sequence MQKNAAPPCPFDKRFPSQLVRDDTFYMSLAFNQGIDAWREDEVPIGCVIELGGEVIASAHNRVECTNDPTAHAEMLAITQAASRAGDWRLENATLYVTKEPCPMCSGATLMSRVKRVCYAVPDPKMGCLGGATNLNDLQRVNHHLEITAGGVLEDECRELLQRFFQEKRKGGDSDRSA is encoded by the coding sequence ATGCAAAAAAATGCCGCGCCCCCCTGTCCGTTCGACAAACGGTTTCCCTCGCAACTGGTCCGCGATGACACGTTTTACATGAGCCTGGCGTTCAACCAGGGCATCGATGCGTGGCGCGAGGACGAGGTGCCGATCGGGTGCGTGATCGAGCTGGGCGGCGAGGTGATCGCGAGCGCGCACAATCGCGTGGAGTGCACGAACGATCCGACGGCGCACGCGGAGATGCTTGCGATCACGCAAGCCGCGTCGCGCGCGGGCGACTGGCGCCTGGAAAACGCGACGCTTTATGTGACGAAGGAACCGTGCCCGATGTGCTCGGGGGCGACATTGATGTCGCGCGTAAAACGGGTTTGCTACGCGGTGCCCGACCCGAAGATGGGATGCCTGGGCGGCGCCACGAACCTGAACGATTTGCAACGCGTGAACCACCATCTCGAAATCACCGCGGGCGGCGTGCTCGAGGATGAGTGCCGCGAGTTGTTGCAGCGGTTTTTTCAGGAAAAAAGAAAAGGCGGCGACTCGGACCGGTCCGCCTGA
- the pgsA gene encoding CDP-diacylglycerol--glycerol-3-phosphate 3-phosphatidyltransferase, which produces MKLNLPNIITLSRIPLMFVIIWLMFCSWRGSATIAFVLFIISAISDWFDGYLARKQNIVTNFGKFMDALTDKILVIGIMVALVAYYGIKQGSDRSHLVIFFLVLVMLTLCREFLVSGMRMVAASKGVVVAAERTGKIKTIVQLIAVAFMLLEPAIAIDWAHRMPVDISIYSDIINYTGLGLFVLATLLTVSSGVSYILKYRKVFEEGALKG; this is translated from the coding sequence ATGAAATTAAATCTCCCAAATATCATCACTCTTTCCCGGATTCCGCTGATGTTCGTCATCATTTGGTTGATGTTCTGCTCGTGGCGCGGCTCGGCGACGATTGCCTTCGTGCTTTTTATCATTTCCGCGATCAGCGACTGGTTCGACGGATACCTGGCCCGCAAACAAAACATCGTCACCAATTTCGGCAAATTCATGGATGCCCTCACTGACAAAATCCTCGTCATCGGCATCATGGTGGCGCTCGTCGCCTATTACGGAATCAAGCAGGGCAGCGACCGCAGCCACCTCGTCATCTTTTTTCTCGTGCTGGTGATGCTCACGCTTTGCAGGGAATTTTTGGTGAGCGGCATGCGCATGGTCGCCGCGAGCAAGGGAGTGGTCGTGGCCGCCGAGCGCACCGGAAAAATCAAGACCATCGTCCAGCTCATCGCGGTCGCGTTCATGCTTCTCGAGCCCGCGATTGCGATCGATTGGGCACACAGGATGCCGGTGGATATTTCGATCTACTCCGACATCATTAATTACACCGGCCTCGGGCTCTTTGTCCTGGCAACATTGCTCACGGTCAGTTCCGGCGTGAGCTACATCCTCAAATACCGGAAAGTTTTTGAGGAGGGCGCGCTCAAGGGATGA
- the infA gene encoding translation initiation factor IF-1 — MADSNVIEVEGKIVAVLPGTMFKVQLANGHIVLAHISGKLRKNFIKIAAGDSVKMEMSPYDLEKARITYRMKDESASGWRPPPRRRY, encoded by the coding sequence ATGGCTGACAGCAACGTAATCGAAGTAGAGGGCAAAATCGTCGCCGTGCTCCCCGGCACCATGTTCAAAGTGCAACTGGCAAACGGGCACATCGTGCTCGCGCACATCTCCGGCAAGCTCCGCAAGAACTTCATCAAGATCGCGGCAGGCGACTCGGTGAAAATGGAGATGAGCCCCTACGATCTCGAAAAAGCGCGCATCACTTACCGCATGAAGGACGAGTCGGCTTCCGGCTGGCGTCCGCCGCCGCGCCGCCGCTACTAA
- a CDS encoding succinate CoA transferase: MSSKIPTLTAAEAAALINHGSTIGVSGFTPAGAAKVVPTALAARARAEHEAGRPFKVAVVSGASTGDSLDGELARADALSWRTPYQTNKSLRAAINAGQVQFFDMHLSHVAQQIRRGFLGKINWAIVEACDITDDGEITLTTSVGNSPTILNQAERVIIELNRYHSPKLRGFHDIYEPLDPPFRKVIPIEKPTDRIGVETVKIDPKKIVGIVESNAPDEVGGFDPADELTTKIGANVADFIANEIAVGRIPREFLPLQSGVGNIANAVLGALGANPDIPNFQMYSEVIQDSVIGLIRSGKCTFATGTSLTIAPDLLKNTIYADMEFFRPRLLLRPQEITNNPEMVRRLGIITMNTAIEADIFGNINSTHIMGNNLMNGIGGSGDFTRNAYISIFTCPSAAKGGKISAIVPFASHLDHTEHDVQVIITEQGIADLRGKSPAERSLEIINKCAHPDYRDALMRYREMTKSGQTKTSLANAFAFHQQFLATGDMHGVQMH; the protein is encoded by the coding sequence ATGTCATCAAAAATCCCAACACTCACCGCCGCTGAAGCGGCGGCCCTGATCAATCACGGCAGCACCATTGGTGTTAGCGGTTTCACTCCCGCGGGCGCCGCCAAAGTCGTGCCCACCGCTCTCGCGGCGCGCGCGCGCGCCGAGCACGAGGCCGGACGCCCCTTCAAGGTCGCCGTCGTTTCCGGCGCCTCCACCGGCGACTCGCTCGACGGCGAACTCGCCCGCGCCGACGCCCTCTCCTGGCGCACGCCCTACCAGACCAACAAGTCGCTCCGCGCGGCCATCAATGCCGGCCAGGTTCAGTTCTTCGACATGCACCTCTCGCACGTCGCCCAGCAAATCCGCCGCGGCTTTCTCGGCAAAATCAATTGGGCCATTGTCGAGGCCTGCGACATCACCGACGACGGCGAAATCACGCTGACCACCTCCGTCGGAAACTCCCCCACCATTCTCAATCAGGCCGAGCGCGTCATCATCGAGCTCAACCGCTACCACTCGCCCAAGCTCCGCGGTTTCCACGACATCTACGAGCCGCTCGACCCGCCCTTCCGCAAAGTCATTCCCATCGAAAAACCCACCGACCGCATCGGCGTTGAAACCGTCAAGATCGACCCGAAAAAAATCGTCGGCATCGTTGAAAGCAACGCGCCCGACGAAGTCGGCGGCTTCGATCCCGCGGACGAACTCACCACCAAAATCGGCGCCAACGTCGCCGACTTCATCGCCAACGAAATCGCCGTCGGCCGCATCCCGCGCGAATTCCTTCCGCTTCAATCCGGCGTGGGCAACATCGCCAACGCCGTCCTCGGCGCGCTGGGCGCCAATCCCGACATCCCGAACTTCCAGATGTATTCGGAAGTCATTCAGGATTCCGTCATCGGCCTCATCCGCTCGGGCAAGTGCACCTTCGCCACCGGCACCTCGCTCACCATCGCGCCCGACCTTCTCAAGAACACCATCTACGCCGACATGGAGTTCTTCCGCCCGCGCCTCCTCCTCCGTCCGCAGGAAATCACCAACAACCCCGAGATGGTCCGCCGCCTCGGCATCATCACGATGAACACCGCCATTGAGGCCGACATCTTCGGCAACATCAACTCGACGCACATCATGGGCAACAACCTCATGAACGGCATCGGCGGCTCGGGCGACTTCACGCGCAACGCCTACATCTCGATCTTCACCTGCCCGTCCGCGGCCAAGGGTGGCAAGATCAGCGCAATCGTGCCCTTCGCCAGCCACCTCGACCACACCGAGCACGACGTGCAAGTCATCATCACCGAGCAAGGTATCGCCGACCTGCGCGGCAAATCGCCCGCCGAGCGCTCGCTCGAGATCATCAACAAGTGCGCGCACCCCGACTACCGCGACGCGCTCATGCGCTACCGCGAAATGACGAAGAGCGGCCAGACGAAGACCTCGCTCGCGAACGCCTTCGCGTTCCACCAGCAGTTCCTCGCCACCGGCGACATGCACGGCGTGCAAATGCACTGA
- the trxA gene encoding thioredoxin translates to MSANIADLTADTFKTAIANGLVLIDLWAPWCGPCKAMAPILDELATDLEGKVTIAKLNIDDHGAVAAEYNVRAIPTFLLFKDGKLIDTVVGMQSKGSFIAKLQPHF, encoded by the coding sequence ATGTCCGCCAACATTGCCGATCTCACCGCCGACACTTTCAAAACCGCCATCGCCAACGGCCTCGTTCTCATCGATCTCTGGGCTCCTTGGTGCGGTCCCTGCAAGGCCATGGCGCCCATCCTTGACGAACTCGCCACCGACCTTGAGGGCAAGGTGACAATCGCCAAGCTCAACATCGACGACCACGGCGCCGTCGCCGCCGAATACAACGTCCGCGCGATTCCCACTTTCCTTCTCTTCAAGGACGGCAAACTCATCGACACCGTCGTCGGCATGCAATCCAAGGGCAGCTTCATCGCAAAGCTGCAGCCGCACTTCTGA
- a CDS encoding phosphatidylglycerophosphatase A family protein, giving the protein MNFRQPTWPRFVPSGIVLAIARVGPFGRMRRAPGTWGSLAGLLFQLLVFHYLALPVVILICLLLIWLSVAFCGEAEFRLGERDPGQIVLDEFVAIPLCFLGWPHVAGSLPNWAAPWGVYVAAFAIFRLYDITKPLGISRLQNLPGGWGVTLDDTAAALATCATLHLAAWALRTWVVF; this is encoded by the coding sequence ATGAATTTTCGCCAACCCACCTGGCCCCGTTTTGTGCCCTCGGGCATCGTGCTCGCCATCGCGCGCGTGGGCCCGTTCGGGCGCATGCGCCGCGCGCCCGGCACATGGGGTTCGCTCGCCGGGCTCCTTTTTCAACTGCTGGTGTTTCATTATCTCGCGCTGCCAGTCGTGATTTTAATCTGCCTGCTCCTGATCTGGCTCTCGGTCGCGTTTTGCGGCGAGGCCGAATTCCGACTCGGCGAACGCGACCCCGGCCAGATCGTGCTCGATGAGTTTGTCGCGATTCCGCTCTGCTTTCTCGGCTGGCCGCATGTCGCCGGGTCGCTGCCAAACTGGGCCGCGCCCTGGGGCGTGTATGTGGCGGCGTTCGCGATTTTCCGGCTCTACGACATCACAAAACCCCTCGGCATCTCGCGCCTGCAAAACCTGCCCGGCGGCTGGGGAGTCACGCTCGACGACACCGCCGCCGCCCTCGCCACCTGCGCCACCCTGCACCTCGCGGCCTGGGCGCTGCGCACTTGGGTTGTTTTCTAA